One segment of Solanum lycopersicum chromosome 1, SLM_r2.1 DNA contains the following:
- the LOC104645927 gene encoding uncharacterized protein, which translates to MVGVKIDQNDPLFIGNSDSSSAVLVPIKLVGSENYGIWSRAMRIALLGKRKYGFVTGTCTKDMYKDELHKQWETCNAIVLSWLMNTVSEKLLSGIVYATNSFSIWNDLKERFDKVNRVRIYQLHRDITTLSQGTDSVSHYFSKLKTLWNEYDAIVPNPCNSCSQSKEYNNHLEQMRLIQFLSGLNESYDQARR; encoded by the coding sequence ATGGTAGGAGTGAAGATCGATCAGAATGATCCATTATTCATTGGAAATTCTGATAGTTCTAGTGCTGTGTTAGTTCCAATCAAGTTGGTTGGATCTGAGAACTATGGAATCTGGAGTAGAGCAATGAGAATTGCATTATTGGGGAAGAGGAAGTATGGTTTCGTAACTGGCACTTGCACAAAAGATATGTACAAAGATGAATTGCATAAGCAATGGGAAACTTGCAATGCTATTGTGCTGTCTTGGCTGATGAACACAGTCAGTGAAAAGCTACTTAGTGGCATTGTGTATGCCACAAATTCTTTCTCAATATGGAATGATCTAAAGGAAAGATTCGACAAGGTGAATAGAGTAAGGATCTATCAATTACATAGAGATATCACCACTCTCTCACAAGGTACAGATTCTGTATCTCATTACTTCTCAAAGTTGAAAACACTATGGAATGAGTATGATGCTATAGTTCCAAATCCATGTAATTCATGTTCTCAGTCGAAGGAGTATAATAATCATTTGGAACAGATGAGATTGATTCAATTCTTAAGTGGCCTAAATGAATCATATGATCAGGCTAGGAGATAA
- the LOC138341758 gene encoding uncharacterized mitochondrial protein AtMg00810-like: protein MDCKSVTIPLAANEMFRKDDGEKKVNSSLFRSLIGSLRYLTSTMPDIIDWAGSIDDMKSTSDYVFLFGSRIYSWLSKKQSVVAQSTAKTEYVSASKATSQAIWLRRIFEDIGEKQKKGLFCIVITNKQLQLPRIQSAMKDQSIFPSSIILSEKHKRKTVFSCIVVRQENNLLTSSPKQFLEKIFSIFENALELSSKCIEGECWN, encoded by the exons atggatTGCAAGTCTGTGACTATACCATTAGCAGCAAATGAGATGTTTAGAAAAGATGATGgagaaaagaaagttaatagCTCACTTTTTAGGAGTTTGATTGGAAGTTTGCGATATCTTACTTCAACAATGCCAGATATTAT TGATTGGGCTGGAAGTATAGATGACATGAAGAGTACTTCTgattatgttttcttatttgGATCAAGAATTTAttcttggttatcaaaaaagCAAAGTGTTGTTGCTCAATCCACTGCCAAAACAGAATATGTTTCAGCATCGAAGGCTACTTCTCAAGCTATTTGGCTTAGgagaatatttgaagacattggtgaaaaacaaaaaaagggaCTATTCTGTATTGTGATAACAAATAAGCAATTGCAATTGCCAAGAATCCAGTCAGCCATGAAAGATCAAAGCATATTTCCATCAAGTATCATTTTATCCGAGAAGCACAAGAGAAAGACGGTATTCAGTTGCATTGTTGTCAGACAGGAAAACAACTtgctgacatcttcaccaaagcaATTTCTAGAGAAAATTTTTTCTATCTTCGAGAACGCATTGGAGTTATCAAGCAAATGCAttgagggggagtgttggaattaa